A window of the Lactuca sativa cultivar Salinas chromosome 5, Lsat_Salinas_v11, whole genome shotgun sequence genome harbors these coding sequences:
- the LOC111918658 gene encoding subtilisin-like protease SBT5.3 — protein MRAISASPLYLPFFFLLFSALLYRPTFAAKRSYVVYLGAHSHTSQLSTSDLNRVRDTHYEFLASCLGSKDKAKDAIFYSYTRHINGFAAILEDEEAAQIAKHPTVVSVFLNKGRQLHTTRSWDFMGLEDNGVISSSSIWKKARFGENTIIGNLDTGVWPESKSFTDEGMGPIPLKWKGACINGADATFRCNRKLIGARYFNKGYASVVGPLNSTFNSPRDHEGHGSHTLSTAGGNFVSDASVFGYGNGTAKGGSPNSRVVAYKVCFPPVNGNECFDADILAAFDMAIHDGVDVLSVSLGGDAVPFFNDSVAIGSFHAVKNGIVVVCSAGNSGPDDGTVSNVATWQITVGASTMDRQFPSYAVLGNNMRFKGESLSAKSLPKNKFFPIISSLDAKAAKADAKDAQLCKAGSLDPKKAKGKILVCLRGDNARVDKGQEAALAGAVGMVLANNLLSGNEIIADPHVFPATHITYTDGLAVYNFLNSTKNPMAYISHPSTKLDTKPAPFMAAFSSKGPNTITPQILKPDITAPGVSIIAAYTESQGPTNQDFDTRRVQYNCVSGTSMSCPHVSGIVGLLKTLHPDWSPAAIKSAIMTSARTRDNAVEPITNASHTRATPFSYGAGHVQPNRAMDPGLVYDLTTVDYLDLLCALGYTKSQIEKFSETPYKCPNKNISLTDFNYPSITVPNLNGSITVARTVKNVGAPGTYVVQVFKPRGISVQVRPKSLKFEKIGEEKRFRVTLKSKKGSGGRDYVFGQLKWSDGKHYVRSPIVVKTI, from the exons ATGAGAGCAATTAGTGCTTCTCCTCTTTATCTTCccttcttttttcttcttttttcagCACTGTTGTATAGACCCACCTTTGCTGCTAAAAGG tcATATGTTGTGTACCTTGGAGCTCATTCACATACCTCTCAACTTTCAACCAGTGATTTAAATCGAGTAAGGGACACTCATTATGAGTTTCTTGCCTCTTGTTTGGGAAG TAAAGACAAGGCAAAAGATGCAATATTTTACTCATACACCAGACATATCAATGGTTTTGCTGCCATACTTGAAGATGAGGAAGCTGCCCAGATAGCAA AGCATCCCACTGTAGTTTCGGTGTTCTTGAACAAAGGACGACAATTACATACAACAAGATCATGGGATTTTATGGGGCTTGAAGATAATGGTGTAATTTCTTCGAGCTCGATCTGGAAAAAGGCGAGGTTTGGTGAAAACACTATCATAGGAAACCTTGACACAG GTGTTTGGCCAGAGTCAAAAAGCTTTACAGATGAAGGAATGGGACCAATTCCATTGAAGTGGAAAGGAGCATGTATAAATGGCGCAGATGCTACCTTCCGTTGTAATAG GAAGCTAATAGGAGCACGATACTTCAACAAAGGTTACGCGTCAGTAGTGGGACCCTTGAATTCCACCTTCAATTCCCCACGTGACCATGAAGGGCATGGGTCCCACACGTTATCAACTGCGGGAGGAAACTTTGTATCGGATGCGAGTGTATTCGGGTATGGGAATGGAACAGCCAAAGGCGGATCACCCAATTCCAGAGTTGTAGCATACAAAGTTTGCTTTCCACCTGTGAATGGAAACGAGTGTTTTGATGCAGATATTTTAGCAGCATTTGATATGGCAATTCATGATGGTGTAGATGTGTTGTCTGTATCTCTTGGTGGTGATGCTGTCCCCTTTTTTAATGATAGTGTTGCTATTGGCTCTTTTCATGCTGTTAAAAAcgggattgttgttgtttgtTCTGCGGGAAATTCGGGACCTGATGATGGTACCGTGTCTAATGTTGCCACGTGGCAGATTACGGTTGGTGCTAGCACCATGGATCGACAGTTCCCGAGTTATGCTGTTCTTGGGAATAACATGCGCTTCAAG GGTGAAAGTCTGTCTGCTAAATCATTACCAAAAAACAAATTCTTTCCGATTATAAGCTCTTTAGATGCGAAAGCAGCTAAAGCAGATGCCAAAGACGC GCAGCTTTGTAAGGCGGGATCACTGGATCCAAAAAAAGCAAAAGGGAAAATCTTGGTTTGTCTACGTGGCGATAATGCCAGGGTGGACAAAGGGCAGGAAGCGGCTTTAGCTGGTGCTGTTGGAATGGTTCTTGCGAATAATCTTCTTTCTGGAAATGAAATTATTGCAGATCCTCATGTCTTTCCTGCTACACATATTACTTACACTGATGGTCTTGCTGTTTATAATTTTCTCAACTCCACCAA GAATCCAATGGCTTACATTTCACATCCATCAACTAAATTGGACACAAAGCCAGCTCCTTTCATGGCAGCTTTCTCATCCAAAGGACCTAACACTATTACCCCACAGATTCTTAAG CCAGATATAACTGCACCCGGTGTAAGTATAATAGCAGCTTACACAGAATCACAAGGCCCCACAAATCAAGATTTTGACACACGTCGTGTTCAATACAATTGCGTATCAGGCACTTCCATGTCATGCCCTCATGTTTCTGGAATCGTTGGCCTTCTGAAAACCCTACATCCAGATTGGAGCCCAGCCGCCATTAAATCCGCCATCATGACCTCAG CAAGAACACGGGACAATGCGGTAGAACCAATTACGAACGCATCACACACAAGAGCAACACCGTTTAGCTATGGAGCAGGACACGTGCAACCAAACAGAGCCATGGACCCTGGTTTGGTTTATGATTTGACCACGGTTGACTATCTTGACTTGTTATGTGCACTTGGGTACACTAAATCTCAAATTGAAAAGTTTTCGGAAACACCGTATAAATGTCCAAATAAGAACATTAGTCTTACAGACTTTAATTATCCATCAATCACTGTGCCTAATCTTAATGGCTCCATCACGGTGGCTCGAACTGTTAAGAATGTGGGTGCACCGGGGACCTATGTGGTTCAAGTGTTTAAGCCGAGGGGTATATCGGTCCAGGTTAGGCCAAAAAGTTTGAAGTTTGAAAAGATTGGTGAGGAGAAAAGGTTTAGGGTTACTTTGAAGTCGAAGAAGGGTAGTGGGGGTAGGGATTATGTTTTTGGACAATTAAAATGGTCAGATGGAAAGCATTATGTGAGGAGTCCTATTGTTGTTAAGACCATATGA
- the LOC111918693 gene encoding uncharacterized protein LOC111918693, which produces MNNFLDAISSSSSSDEGSDDDELFEDRFRISRNLFLRIARDLEDNYEFFQLRWDARGKRRFTTFQKCTATLRQLAYGIAADASDEYLKMSARTSRECTYFFCEYVIELYGDIYLRNPTRNDVEQLYAAHQAKHGFPGMLGSIDCTHWVWENCPNAWRGQFTRGDHGVPTVILEAVVSQDLWFWHAFFGMAGSNNDLNVLGASPLFNDILQGKAPNMPYVINGREYNHGYYLADGIYPEYATFVKPYIYPADEKMKLFKLAQESARKDVERAFGVLKQK; this is translated from the exons atgaataaTTTTTTGGATGCTATTTCTTcgtcttcatcatctgatgaaggCTCCGATGATGATGAGCTG TTTGAGGATCGCTTTCGTATTAGTAGAAATTTATTTCTACGTATAGCTAGAGATTTGGAAGACAATTATGAGTTCTTCCAACTGAGATGGGATGCTAGGGGTAAACGTAGGTTTACTACGTTTCAAAAATGCACAGCAACACTTAGACAATTAGCGTATGGCATAGCCGCAGACGCTTCAGATGAATATTTGAAGATGTCTGCGAGGACCAGTCGAGAATGCACATATTTTTTTTGTGAGTATGTAATAGAGCTTTATGGTGACATATACTTGCGAAATCCGACCAGAAATGATGTTGAACAGTTGTATGCCGCACATCAGGCTAAACATGGATTTCCAGGAATGCTAGGTAgcattgattgtacacattgggTGTGGGAAAATTGTCCCAATGCATGGCGAGGGCAATTCACACGAGGTGATCATGGTGTGCCTACTGTTATACTAGAAGCAGTTGTTTCACAGGACCTCTGGTTTTGGCATGCATTTTTTGGTATGGCAGGGTCAAACAACGACCTGAATGTGCTTGGAGCATCTCCattatttaatgatattttgCAGGGTAAAGCACCAAACATGCCATACGTTATTAATGGACGTGAATACAATCATGGATATTACCTTGCTGATGGGATATATCCAGAGTACGCAACATTTGTCAAGCCATACATATATCCAGCTGATGAAAAAATGAAATTGTTCAAATTAGCACAGGAATCTGCAAGGAAGGATGTAGAGCGGGCGTTTGGGGTCCTCAAACAGAAGTGA